A single region of the Plantactinospora soyae genome encodes:
- a CDS encoding peroxiredoxin, translating to MSIEVGAPAPDFVMKNQNNQEVRLADFQGRRVVLLVFYPLAFTGTCQGELAELRDNLHEYQNDDVQVLTVSVDSVFAHKVWADREGYEFPMLADFWPHGAVARAYGVFNDAAGYANRGTFVIDRTGTVRFAELNQPGEPRDQAGWRKALAMASG from the coding sequence ATGTCGATCGAGGTTGGTGCCCCGGCGCCGGACTTCGTGATGAAGAACCAGAACAACCAGGAGGTACGGCTGGCCGACTTCCAGGGCCGGCGGGTCGTCCTGCTGGTCTTCTACCCGTTGGCCTTCACCGGCACCTGCCAGGGGGAGTTGGCCGAGCTGCGGGACAACCTCCACGAGTACCAGAACGACGACGTGCAGGTGCTGACCGTCAGCGTCGACTCGGTCTTCGCACACAAGGTGTGGGCCGACCGGGAGGGGTACGAGTTCCCGATGCTCGCCGATTTCTGGCCGCACGGGGCCGTGGCCCGGGCGTACGGCGTCTTCAACGACGCGGCCGGTTATGCCAACCGGGGCACGTTCGTGATCGACAGAACCGGAACGGTCCGGTTCGCCGAGCTGAACCAGCCCGGCGAACCGCGCGACCAGGCGGGCTGGCGGAAGGCGCTTGCCATGGCGTCGGGCTGA
- a CDS encoding DUF3052 domain-containing protein → MSATAGQAADGVRSLADRFGIEPGMVVMEMGYDDDVDQDLRDALTDRCGELVDEDTDEVVDAVLLWYRDGDGDLFEMLVETLSPLADNGVVWLLTPKAGRDGHVEPSEISEAAPTAGLQQTSTVNAGKDWSGARLVLRRGAKAKK, encoded by the coding sequence GTGAGCGCGACCGCTGGTCAGGCCGCCGACGGCGTACGGAGTCTGGCGGACCGGTTCGGCATCGAGCCGGGGATGGTCGTCATGGAGATGGGGTACGACGACGACGTCGACCAGGATCTCCGCGACGCCCTGACCGATCGCTGCGGAGAGCTGGTAGACGAGGACACCGACGAGGTCGTGGACGCGGTGCTGCTCTGGTACCGGGACGGCGACGGTGACCTGTTCGAGATGCTCGTCGAGACGCTCAGCCCGCTGGCCGACAACGGTGTGGTGTGGCTGCTGACCCCGAAGGCCGGACGGGACGGCCACGTCGAGCCGAGCGAGATCAGTGAGGCGGCACCCACCGCCGGCCTGCAACAGACCTCGACGGTGAACGCCGGCAAGGACTGGAGCGGCGCACGGCTGGTCCTGCGCCGGGGCGCCAAGGCGAAGAAGTAA